GAGAAAGCGGCAAGAGGCTCAGATCATCCGCCGTCACATCGTCTTCATCAGCCTGATCCTCAGTCAGATCATCGGAAGGCCCGCCTGCCGTATCGACCTCCTCGGCCAAAACAGGATCTTCAGCCAGCGGCAATTGCTCCACACGGTCATGTGGCTCGCTCTCGGCGGCAATGGCAGCTTTTTCCTCGGCGGAAAGCCCGGCATCGACACCTGTTTCGCTTGGCTTGTCCTTGCCAAAGGTGAAGACTTTTTTGATGAATCCAAGCGCCATGATGTTCTTTGCTTTTCGACGTTCAGGCCGCAGCGGCGGCTGACTGTTCAATAATCAGGTGACGTCCATTGTGACCGCCGATCACCGCATCCACAAGGGCACCCGGCAGATGGCCCGGAGCGGCCACCAGGGTGAAGTCCTGCGTATGCGCCATTTCGTTGCGCTCCACCAGCAGCTTTTGCTGTGAACCGACCATGTGTTCAAGATGGGCATGATGCAGCTGTTCGGCAACCGCACGAAGGCTGGCCGCACGCGCTTTCACCAGGGCGCGGTCCAGTTGCGGCATCCGGGCGGCCGGTGTACCGGGCCGGGGGCTATAGGGAAACACATGCAGATGGGCGATGCCGATCTCTTGCGCCAACCGGGCAGAATTTGCCGCCATCTCCTCGGTTTCAGTCGGGAACCCGGCAATCATATCAGCACCGAAGCTGAAATCAGGCCGCAGGACGCGGACCTGTGTCGCAAACCCCAAAGCATCCGCCCGTGAATGGCGGCGCTTCATCCGCTTCAGGATCATGTCGTCACCATGCTGCAACGACAGATGCAGATGCGGCATGAAACGCGGCTCTTCGGCGATCAGATCGAGCAAGTGGCGGTCAACCTCGATACTATCGATGGACGACAGCCGCAGGCGCAGAATGTCAGGCACCTGTTTCAACAGCGTCTTTGCCAATAGGCCAAGGCTGGGCTGGCCGGGCAGATCAGCGCCGTAGCTGGTGGCATCCACGCCGGTCAGCACCACCTCGCGGTAGCCGTTTTCCACCAGCTTGCGGGCCTGTTCCACCACGGCCCCCATTGGCACGGAGCGCGAATTGCCGCGTCCATAGGGGATGATACAGAAGGTGCAGCGATGGTCGCAGCCGTTCTGCACCTGAAGGAAACCGCGCACATGGCCGTCAATATGGCTGACCATCTGCGGCGCGGTCTCTGTCACGCTCATGATATCGTTGACCCGCAGCTTTTCCGCCGCAGCCACGCCGAAATCCGGCAAGGCCCGGTAATGTTCGGCCTTCAGCTTTTCCTCATTGCCCAGCACCAGATCCACTTCCGGCATGGCGGCAAAGCCTGCGGCATCGGTCTGGGCGGCGCAGCCGGTGACGATAATCCGCGCTTGCGGGTTTTCACGCCGAGCCCGGCGAATGGCTTGGCGGGCCTGACGCACCGCCTCGCCCGTCACCGCACAGGTATTGACCAGAATGGCCTGATCAAGGCCCGCCTTTTCGGCCTCGGCCTTCATCACTTCCGATTCGTAGGTATTGAGGCGGCAGCCGAAGGTGATGACGTTTATGTCGCTCACGAGACGGAGGCCTCGTGGCCAGCCTGCTGCTCACGCTGCCAGTCGCCGGTCTGCGGATCGAGCTGTCCAGCCCATTCCCATTCTGCCGCACCGGTCATGATCACATGCCCGTCACGCTCGCGCCATTCGATGTCGAGGGCCTGGCGGTTGGGGCTGGAGGCGACGGTGATCGTCACCTTGCGCTCGGCGCGCCCGGTGCGCGCTGCGGAAACGCCCGCAGCACAAGCGGCGGAACCGCAGGCCAGCGTCAGCCCAGCGCCGCGCTCCCAGGTGCGGGTGGTCATCGTGGTCCTGGATGTGACCTGCGCCAAGGTAATATTGGCCTTTTCGGGAAACAGCGGATGGTTTTCGAGCAGCGGCCCGAACCGTTCCAGATCATAGGACATCGGATCGCGGTCCACCCAGAACACCGCATGCGGATTGCCCATCGACATCACGGCAGGCGAATGCAGCACCGGCGCATCAATCGGCCCGATCTGCAATTCGATCCGGCTGGTATCATGAAACTCTTCCGACAGCGGGATGCGGTTCCAGTCGAACACAGGTGAGCCCATATCCACGGACACCGTCCTATCGTCATGCTCGACAGCATTGAGAATACCGGCCAGCGTCTGGAAGGTGAAAGCCTTCAGGCCGGTTTCCGCCGACAGCGCCTGCACCACACAGCGCGTACCGTTGCCACAGGCCTGCGCCAGCGTGCCATCGCAATTGATAATGTCAATATAGGCGAAGGTGCCCGCCAGCTTCGGATCATGGATCGCCATGATCTGGTCGAAATGGGTTTCAGCGTTACCCGCCAGCGCAATAGCTGCCTGCGGCATGACCCGGTCGGCACGGCCGCGCATGTCAACGACCAGGATCTTGTTGCCAAGCCCGTTCATCTTCGCGAATTCGACCCGATTGCCCATAGCCTTCCTGTCCTGCGGTTGTTGAGCGCTATATGGCGCAATTTCACTGGAATTACCAGTGGCAGCGGGGGTCAACCGGCAGGCACATCAAACACCTGGCCAGCCCGCAAAGGCCGGAACCGTTCGGGCGCAATGCCCGCCGCTTCCAACGCGGTGGCCAGATGGTCCACAGGCTCCGTGATCGGCTCGTCGGTCAGTTGGAACGTTCCGAAATGATGGCCAACGGCAAAAGAGGCATTGCAGAGCGTAAAACCCTCCACCGCTTCCTGCGGGTTCTGATGCTGGCCGCGCATGAACCAGCGCGGCTCATAGGCGCCAATTGGCAGGTTAGCCAGCCGGAACCCTCCATATTTCCGGGCCGCAGCCCGGTAATTGATGCCATCGTGAAAGCCGGTATCGCCGATATGGTAGATCTTGCCGGCAGGCGTTTCGAGCACAAAAGCAGCCCACAGCGCCATGCGCCGATCCCTTGCCCCGCGCGCCGACCAGTGATGGCAGGGTTCTGCGGTGACACGGGTATCGGCGCTGACCGCCAGATGCTGACCCCAATCCAGCACGCTGACATGAGCCAGAGGCACGGCACGGCGAATGGTGACATCATTGCCCAATGGCGTGACGAAATGCGGCGCAAATGCGTGATGCAGGCGCGCCAGCGTCTTTCCGTCGAGATGGTCGTAATGATTATGGGTGATCAACACCACATCAATGGGCGGAAGGTCGTTCAGCCGAATTCCCGGAGCGATCGCTCGCTTCGGCCCGGCAAATGCCACCGGGCTGGCCCGGTCGGACCAGACGGGATCGGTCAGAATATTAAGCCCGCCAACTTGGATCAGCATCGAGGCATGGCCGATCATCGTCACCCGCAGATCTTTGCCATCGACACGCGGCAGTGGCCGAGCCTGCCCTTCCGGCAACTCGACCTGCTTGGGCCAGCGAGCACGCTGCCCATTGAGCTTCCAGCGCATCACGGAGTTAAAGCCGAAGGGCGCGATACCGCCAGGATTGAAAAAACGGGTTCCATCGAAATGATCGGAAACGGGACCGCGATAATAGGGATTTTTTGTCATGACATCTTCAATTGTTAAAATCGATGACTTCCCAGAAAGTCACGATCACCTAGATATGGATTACAACCGTTTTTTGGCAAATAGGACATATGGATGTATTTGATAAAAATAACCGTACTGATTACGTCCTGGGCTTTTGTTTTTGCCCCGCCGACATGGGCGCAAAATATCCCCGCCCCCATTCACGGCGTGACCTTTGAAGAATGGGCAGCCGCCAACGCCCGTATCGCCAACAATATGGACAAAAGCGAGGTTGAGAACATACTGGGCGTGACCGAAACGCAATTTCAGGAGGTCGATGCTGGCTTTACCAAGGCATGGAAAGAATCGCCCGACCCGCAACGCGAATTCTCCCGTCTCTATGGCGAGGCATTTGCCAATCCCAACAGCGGTCGATTTGCCAAGGCCCCGATGCAGGTGGCACAGAAAGGCAAGCTGGCGACCTTTGAAGACTATGCGAGAGTTCAAGGCCACCTGCAAGCGGCTGTCAAATTCGGCATCGACCCACAGAAGGTTCTCGAGGAACACGGCCTTACCGTCTACGAATTCTCGCAGGAAGCCGGACAATGGGTTCAAAAGCTCGCAACCCAGGCAAAAGCCGGTGGAGATGGCCAGTCGATCATGCAGTGGCACGACAGGCTGGCCTTCTATGAAGAACAATACAGCAAGGGTTATGCAAAACCGTGAGGCATACCCTCGCGAAACCCTCATCCGCACTGCTCAAGGCAAAGCATTCTTGACTCCTGCGGCATTTTGCTGTTTACCACTCCCAAATCTGCGACGAGACATGACTCCGAGCCGCCGACCGGGACCCGTAAAGGTATAAAGAGTTCCCGGAGGTCAACACCCGACAGCGCGATGCGCCCTCGGGTGATTTTTGGCTTTGCGTCTTGTTTTCGGCACAGGAAAACCCGAGGTTTGGGGCAACCCAACCCATGAGGATGATGCGATGTTTGAGAACCTGCAGGACCGCCTTGGCTCCATCTTGAATGGACTGACCGGCCGTGGCGCGTTGTCGGAAGCCGATGTTTCCGCCGCCCTGCGGGAGGTTCGCCGCGCCCTGCTGGAAGCCGACGTCGCCTTGGAAGTGGTGCGCAGCTTTACCGACAAGGTGCGGGAAAAGGCGGTTGGTGCCGCCGTTCTGAAAGCCATCAAGCCCGGCCAGATGGTCGTCAAGATCGTCCATGACGAATTGGTCGACATGCTGGGCGCAGAAGGCGTCTCCATCGACCTGCACGCACCGGCCCCGGTTGTCATCATGATGGTCGGCCTCCAAGGCTCGGGCAAGACCACGACGACCGGCAAGATCGCCAAGCGGTTGACCGACCGCGATCGCAAAAAGGTCCTGATGGCCTCGCTGGACACCCGCCGTCCCGCCGCCCAGGAACAATTGCGGCAATTGGGCGTGCAGACCGGCGTCGATACGCTGCCGATCATTGTAGGCCAGTCGCCGACCGATATTGCCAGCCGCGCCGTGCAGGCGGCCAAGCTCGGCGGCCATGACGTCGTCATCCTCGATACCGCAGGCCGTACGCATATCGACGAGCCCTTGATGGTCGAAATGGCCGACATCAAGAAGAATGCCAAGCCGCACGAAATTCTGCTGGTTGCCGATGCGCTGACCGGTCAGGACGCCGTCAATCTCGCCCGCAATTTCGATGAGCGCGTCGGCATTACCGGCCTGGTCCTGACCCGTATGGACGGCGATGGCCGTGGCGGCGCGGCCCTGTCCATGCGCGCCGTCACCGGCAAGCCGATCAAGCTGATCGGCGTCGGCGAAAAGATGACGGAACTGGACGAGTTCCATCCGCGCCGGATTGCCGACCGCATTCTCGGCATGGGCGATATCGTTTCGCTGGTCGAAAAGGCCGCTGAAAATATTGACGCCGAAAAGGCCGCCGCCATGGCCGCCAAGATGGCCAAGGGCAAGTTCGATCTCGACGACCTCGCCGACCAGCTGCGCCAGATGCAGAAAATGGGCGGCATGGGCGGCATTATGGGCCTGATGCCCGGCATGGCCGGAATGAAGGACAAGATGGCCGCCTCAGGCATGGACGACAAGATGTTCGGTCGCCAGATCGCCATCATCTCGTCGATGACCAAGGCCGAGCGCACCAATCCCGACATTCTCAAGCATTCCCGCAAGAAGCGCATTGCCAAGGGCTCCGGCACCGATGCGTCCGAGATCAACAAGCTTTTGAAAATGCACCGCCAGATGGCCGACATGATGAAAATGATGGGCGGCAAGAAGGGCGGCGGCATGATGAAGCAGCTGATGGGCGGTCTGGCCGGCAAAATGGGCATGGGTGGAATGGGCGGGATGGGCGGGATGGGTGGCATGCCGGATCTCAGCTCCATGGACCCCAAGCAGCTGGAAGCGCTGGCACGCCAGGCTGAAGCCGCCGGTATCAAGCCGCCTCCGGGCCTGGGTGGTAGCATGGGTGGCGGGCTTCCCGGCCTGGGTGGTGGAAAATTGCCTGGACTTGGTGGAGGCTTTCCCGGCCTTCCCGGTCTCCCAAAGAAGAAGTGAGGATAGCTGCCGATGTCCCTTCCCGTGTTTGATACCGCCATCAGACAGGAACTTGCCGGTTACCGCCAGTCGATTGACAATATCGACGCGGCACTGGTGCATATGCTGGCCGAACGCTTCCGCTGCACACAGGCAGTCGGCGTGCTGAAAGCCAAATACGACCTTCCAGCCGCCGATCCAGCGCGGGAGGAATACCAGATTGAACGTTTGCGGCAGCTTGCCAAGGACGCCCAACTCGACCCGGATTTTGCCGAGACTTTCCTGAATTTCATCATCAAGGAAGTTATCCGGCATCATGAAGCCATTGCGGCTGAACATAGCAGTCAAACGGAACAGACCGCCTGACGGCGGCCTCAACAACAGACCGGACGCCACAGACCGCGCCGGTTAAAAACCAAGGAGTATACCCATGTCCCTCAAGATTCGTCTCGCCCGTGGCGGTTCCAAGAAGCGTCCTTACTACCAGATCGTCATCGCCGACGCCCGCAGCCCGCGCGATGGCCGTTTCCTGGAAAAGGTTGGTTCCTGGAACCCGATGCTCGGCAAGGACAATGAAAAGCGCGTTGAACTGAACGCCGACCGTATCAAGGAATGGATTGCCAAGGGCGCACAGCCGACCGACCGCGTTCTGAAGTTCCTCGCAGAAGCTGGCCTGGCTGAACGCGCTGCACGCAGCAACCCTGAAAAGGCAAAGCCCGGCAAGCGCGCTGTCGAGCGTCTGGCTGAAAAGAAGCAGAAGGCTGATGCCCTGGCTGCTGCAACTGCCGAAGCCGCTGAATAATCGGTTTGAAATGATTTGACCGACGGGCGGCATGGTTTCATGTCGCCCGTTTGTCGTTTATTCTTCCTCCGCGTCTACCCATTTTCAAACAGCCCCCGACTGTCGCCAAGGACCTTCATCCGCCATGACCAAGCTTGAAAATCCCGTGCTGATGGCCGTTATCGGTGCCGCCCAGGGCCTCCGTGGCGAAGTGCGGGTGAAGTCCTTCACCGCCGATCCGATGGCGCTTGGCGATTACGGCAAACTGCATGCCGGAGATGGCCGGGTCTTTGAGGTGCTGGATATTCGTGAGGCGAAAACCGTTGTCGTGGTGCGCTTTCGCGGCGTCAATGACCGCAATGCCGCCGAAGCCTTGAACGGGCTGGAACTGTTTATCGAGCGCAGTGCGCTGCCCGATGAAGAACTTGATGATGACGAATTCTACTATGCCGACCTGGAGGGTCTGGCGGTGGTGGATGCTGAAGGCAATAGCTACGGCACCGTGACGGCGGTATTCGATTTCGGCGCAGGCGATCTGCTGGAAGTAAAAGGACCGGGCAAGCGCCCCGTTCTTGTGCCATTTTCCGAGGCCGCCGTGCTGCAAATCGATCTGGAGGAAGGCAAGCTGTTGATCGACCCGGAAGCAGCAGGCCTGAAGGACGACGGGAGCGAGGAACCGTTCAGCGCCGATGGCAAGCCGAAGAGCGGCGGCCGCTGATATGACCTTTCAGGCAACTGTGCTGACGCTCTACCCGGAGATGTTTCCCGGGCATCTCGGCGTGTCGCTGGCAGGCCGAGCGCTGGAGCGCGGCCAATGGGCCATGGAGGCGGTGCAGATCCGCGATTTTGCCAGTGACAAGCACCGTAGCGTTGATGATACGCCCGCCGGTGGTGGGGCAGGCATGGTGCTGAAGCCGGATGTGCTGGCCAAAGCCATAGACAGTCTGGGAAACGATGACCGCCCCCGCCTGCTGATGAGCCCACGGGGCAGGCCGCTCACCCAGAAACGGGTCCGCGAAATCGCTGGCGGTAGCGGCGTGGTGATCGTCTGCGGACGATTTGAGGGTGTCGACCAGCGGGTCATTGAGGCCCGCAATCTGGAGGAAGTCTCCATCGGCGATTATATTCTCTCAGGCGGAGAGCCAGCGGCCCTGACGCTTCTGGATGCCGTGGTGCGTATCATCCCAGGCGTGATGGGCAATGACCTGTCCGGCCTGCATGAAAGCTTCGAGGGCGGATTGCTGGAACATCCGCATTATACCCGCCCGCAAGTCTTCGAGGGACGCGAGATCCCGGCGGTGCTGACCTCGGGCAATCACGGTGCCATCGAGGCCTGGCGCCAGGAGCAATCTGAGACACTGACCCGCGAGCGGCGACCCGATTTGCTTTCTCAGCCCTCAGCAAATCAACCCCAGGCCAATCAGCCTTTAAAAAAGTAATAGATCGCCAGCGACAGGCCAGCGGCGATCACCAGCCAGCGCAGCAATGTCTGCGGCGCACGTTTGGCCATGTGCACGCCAGCATAGCCACCCAATGCCGCCGCAGGCAGCATAATGCCCGCATGCAGCCACGACACTGCGCCAGCCGTTGCAAACACCAGGATGGCAATCGCGGCGATGACAATAGCCAGCAGGTTTTTCAGCGCATTCAGGTGGTGGTAATCGCCGCCGCTGGCAAATTGCAGCGAGGCCAGCATCATGATGCCCATGCCCGCCCCGAAAAATCCGCCATAGATAGAGGTGATGCCCTGCAACAGCAATCCGAGCAGGTTGGCGGGGTGCTGCTGATCAGCCTTGCGCCTCAGCCGGGGACCAAGCGCAAACACCAGCGTTGCCATCAGCAACAGCCAAGGCACCAGGCGGCTAAAGGTGGGATTGGAGAGGGAAATCAGGATCAGCGCGCCGACCAGCGAACCAACGGCTGAGATGAACGACAGCAGCGCAGCACTTTTCCAATGGGCAGCGATTTCACGCCGATAGGCGAGCGTCGAGGTGATATAGCCGGGAAACTGGATGATGGAGGAGGTCGCATTGGCCGTGACCGATGGCAGGCCCGCCAAAGTCAGCACCCCGAAGGTCAGAAACGTGCCGCCACCGGCAATGGCATTGACCACCGCCGAGAAAAACCCGGCGACAAACATCAGACTGATGATTTCGATTGACATGAATTGCTCCCCCCGCGCCGTTATTGCAAGAGGCTGCGGCCCGCGCAAGCCGATCACCCGAGCAAAATTCTTGGGAGCAAGGGATGACAAGCCGGACCGATTGGTATAAGGGCAGGCGCAGAAACGGGTGTAATCCCGTCGACGAGACTGAAAAGACCGAAAACAAAGAACTGCGAAACCGCTCCCGCCGCAAGGCGTCATCCCGAGGCTTTGGACCCAAGGACGAATGATGAGCGCTCTGGCTGTTTCAGAAGAACTTGAAAAGGTTAAACCGATGAACATCATTCAGCAGCTGGAAGCCGAACAGGCCGCCACGATCGAAGCCAAGCGCACCCTGCCGGAATTTTCTCCTGGCGATACGCTGCGCGTCAACGTCCGCGTCACGGAAGGCAACCGTACCCGCGTACAGGCCTATGAAGGCGTTTGCATTGCCCGCTCCGGCGGCAGCATCAACGAAAGCTTCACCGTTCGCAAGATTTCCTACGGCGAAGGCGTCGAGCGCGTTTTCCCGGTCTATTCGCCGCTGGTCGAAAGCGTCGAAGTGGTCCGTCGCGGTAAGGTCCGTCGCGCCAAGCTTTACTACCTGCGCGACCGTCGCGGCAAATCCGCTCGTATCGTTGAAAACACCGGCACCCGCGCCCGCAAGCTGAACGACTCCGAGCGTGCAGCACTTGCCGAGGAAAAGGCACGCCTGGAAGCCGAAAAAGTTGCAGCAGCACAGGCTCTCGCCGCTGAAAAGGCCGCAGCAGAAGCCGCTGAAAAGGCTGCCGCCGCTGAAGCCGAAGCTGCAAAGGCTGCCGAAGGTTCGGCTGAATAAGTCTGGCATAGTCTTTCTGAAAAAGGCGGTCTTCGGGCCGCCTTTTTTGTTGCCATCCGCTCATTCAACACATTGGCAACACAGGGGCAGCACAGGAATAACCCTGCGGCCACGCGACGCAGGGCCGTTGCCAGATAATGATCTTGAAACATTGCGGTCTCCCGCTTACTGCTGATCAGGCTGTGGCGGTTCGGCAAGCACCGGCACGATCAAGGGAAAGCGGATGCGCGCAAGGCGGATGACATGGCAAATGGCGGTGCACGTCTGGTGCATGATCGCTGTTGTCGCGATTGGCTTTGCCCATAAAGCCCCTCAGGCTTTTGCAACACCGCAAATCCCAACGGAATTTGCCGCCTATACCCTCCCGGATGGTTCGCTACCGGTCCTGTGCATCTCCAGCCAAACCTCCTTTGCGCCTGAAGATCACGGCAAAGCCCACGGGCATCTATCCCAAAGCGGCTGCGAAGCCTGCCGTATCGGCGCCTCCATCCTGCTGCCCATGCCTGCGGATACGATTGGCGTGGCGGCCCGAGCCAGCCTTGAAACGGCAAGTCCGCCTGTTCAAGCACCGGTTATCGCCCGGCTCTTTCCCCCCAATAGCGCGCCCCGCGCCCCACCCCTTGGCTAACATCTGATCCGGCCATGCTTCTGTTGCGCCCTGCCTCTCTTGCAGCACGGCGAGGAACGCATGGCCATCACCGGCAGCAGGGTTTGGTCAACAGGGTTTTTCCTTCGACTGACGCTCAGCTCCATCAGATTTCATGCCTATGGCCCTGCGGGCTTTGCCGGATCACATGCGTTTGCAGGTCCGCCCGTTGCATGTCCAGCAACCCAAGCCATCAGGCATCCTTCCAAGGTTTCAACCATGTCCACCATCACATCCCTGCCGGTCGAAAAGCCGGTAGCAGCCTCGACCCGAGGATTTTATTTTGCCGCCTGGCGCTGGCATTTCTATGCAGGGCTCTATGTCGCCCCTTTCCTGATTGTGCTGGCCGTGACCGGGCTGATCATGATGTGGAGCGCCACCCTGGTCGGACGCGACGGAGAAAAGGCTTTCACCGTCACCCCCACATCTGCCCAGACGCTTGTGTCGCAACAGGCAGATGCCGCACTGTCCGCCATTCCGGGAGGGGTTATCGCTCAATATATCGCGCCAGCCACACCAGAAAGTGTGGCGGTTTTCCGGGTTAACCGGGGCCAAGAGTCGATGATGGTCGCCATCAATCCTTATGACGCGCAAGTGCTGGGTCAATGGAGCCGCCGCACCGCGCTCTACGACCTGGCCGAAAGCATTCACGGCGACCTGCTGATTGGCACACTCGGCGACAGGCTGATCGAAATCGCCGCCGGGTTCGGCGTGGTGCTGATCATCACCGGGCTTTACATGTGGTGGCCGCGTCAAGGCGAGAGCTATTTGCGACTGCTCATTCCAAGCTTTGCCGAAAAGGGTCGCCAGCTGTGGAAATCCCTGCACCGCACCATAGGCTTTTACGCCTCGATCCTGCTTCTGGTCTTTCTGGTCTCGGGTTTGAGTTGGGCAGGCATCTGGGGGGAAAAATTCACTCAGGCCTGGAGCACCTTCCCGATTGGCAAATGGAGCGATGCTCCATTATCCGATGCGACCCATGCCACCATGAACCATGGCAGTATCAAGGATGTTCCCTGGACGCTGGAACAGGCCCCCATGCCGATGTCCGGCTCCGCCGCCGGTCATGCCGGCCTGCCGGGTGGACAGACGGTGACGCTGGACAATGTCATCGCCTTTGCCCGCGCCATCGGCTTCGATCACCGCTTCCAGCTGAATTTCCCCAAGGACGAAACCGGCGTCTGGAGTATTTCGCGCGATACGATGAGCAATGACAGCACCAACCCGCTGTTGGACCGCACCGTGCATATCGACCGCTATAGCGGCAAGGTGCTGGCCGATATCAAATATGAAAACTATGGTCTGGCTGGCAAGGCCATGGCCGTGGGCGTTTCCTTTCACATGGGTACGATTGGCCTGTGGAATCTGGCACTGGTCACCGTTTACTGTCTGGCGGTGATTTTCCTCAGCGTCAGCGGCATCGTTATGTGGTGGATACGCCGTCCGAAAGGCGCGTCACGGCTGATGGCGCCCGCCTATCCATCCGACATGCGCCTCTGGAAAACCGGAGCGATCGTCATGCTGCTCACCTCCCTGCTGTTTCCGCTGACGGGCGCGGCGCTGCTGGCTGTCATCCTGCTCGATATGGTGCTGATCCGCCGGATCAGGCCGTTGAAAAGGGCATTGAGCTAAACCGAAACTCAAAGGCGGCGCATCGAAAGCCGCCAGCAATCCATCCCACCCAAAACCAAAGGACATGATCATGACTGTCACATCCAGAACACTGGCCACATTTGCCCTCTTCGGCGCCCTGGCCCTGGCAGGCCAAGCCTTCGCCCACGCTCATCTGGCCAGTGTCGCCCCGGCGGACAAGGCGACCATTGCCAGCGCTCCGAAAACCATCGACCTCAGCTTTACCGAAGGGCTTGAGCCGAAATTTTCCGGCGTCGACATCACCGGCCCGCAACAGCAAAAGATCAAGACCGGTGAAGCCGTGGTCAGCAAGGACGGCAAGGGCCTGAGCGTTCCGCTCAGTGAGCCGCTTGCTCCTGGCGCCT
The Allorhizobium ampelinum S4 genome window above contains:
- the mtaB gene encoding tRNA (N(6)-L-threonylcarbamoyladenosine(37)-C(2))-methylthiotransferase MtaB codes for the protein MSDINVITFGCRLNTYESEVMKAEAEKAGLDQAILVNTCAVTGEAVRQARQAIRRARRENPQARIIVTGCAAQTDAAGFAAMPEVDLVLGNEEKLKAEHYRALPDFGVAAAEKLRVNDIMSVTETAPQMVSHIDGHVRGFLQVQNGCDHRCTFCIIPYGRGNSRSVPMGAVVEQARKLVENGYREVVLTGVDATSYGADLPGQPSLGLLAKTLLKQVPDILRLRLSSIDSIEVDRHLLDLIAEEPRFMPHLHLSLQHGDDMILKRMKRRHSRADALGFATQVRVLRPDFSFGADMIAGFPTETEEMAANSARLAQEIGIAHLHVFPYSPRPGTPAARMPQLDRALVKARAASLRAVAEQLHHAHLEHMVGSQQKLLVERNEMAHTQDFTLVAAPGHLPGALVDAVIGGHNGRHLIIEQSAAAAA
- the dapF gene encoding diaminopimelate epimerase, which gives rise to MGNRVEFAKMNGLGNKILVVDMRGRADRVMPQAAIALAGNAETHFDQIMAIHDPKLAGTFAYIDIINCDGTLAQACGNGTRCVVQALSAETGLKAFTFQTLAGILNAVEHDDRTVSVDMGSPVFDWNRIPLSEEFHDTSRIELQIGPIDAPVLHSPAVMSMGNPHAVFWVDRDPMSYDLERFGPLLENHPLFPEKANITLAQVTSRTTMTTRTWERGAGLTLACGSAACAAGVSAARTGRAERKVTITVASSPNRQALDIEWRERDGHVIMTGAAEWEWAGQLDPQTGDWQREQQAGHEASVS
- a CDS encoding MBL fold metallo-hydrolase, with translation MTKNPYYRGPVSDHFDGTRFFNPGGIAPFGFNSVMRWKLNGQRARWPKQVELPEGQARPLPRVDGKDLRVTMIGHASMLIQVGGLNILTDPVWSDRASPVAFAGPKRAIAPGIRLNDLPPIDVVLITHNHYDHLDGKTLARLHHAFAPHFVTPLGNDVTIRRAVPLAHVSVLDWGQHLAVSADTRVTAEPCHHWSARGARDRRMALWAAFVLETPAGKIYHIGDTGFHDGINYRAAARKYGGFRLANLPIGAYEPRWFMRGQHQNPQEAVEGFTLCNASFAVGHHFGTFQLTDEPITEPVDHLATALEAAGIAPERFRPLRAGQVFDVPAG
- the ffh gene encoding signal recognition particle protein codes for the protein MFENLQDRLGSILNGLTGRGALSEADVSAALREVRRALLEADVALEVVRSFTDKVREKAVGAAVLKAIKPGQMVVKIVHDELVDMLGAEGVSIDLHAPAPVVIMMVGLQGSGKTTTTGKIAKRLTDRDRKKVLMASLDTRRPAAQEQLRQLGVQTGVDTLPIIVGQSPTDIASRAVQAAKLGGHDVVILDTAGRTHIDEPLMVEMADIKKNAKPHEILLVADALTGQDAVNLARNFDERVGITGLVLTRMDGDGRGGAALSMRAVTGKPIKLIGVGEKMTELDEFHPRRIADRILGMGDIVSLVEKAAENIDAEKAAAMAAKMAKGKFDLDDLADQLRQMQKMGGMGGIMGLMPGMAGMKDKMAASGMDDKMFGRQIAIISSMTKAERTNPDILKHSRKKRIAKGSGTDASEINKLLKMHRQMADMMKMMGGKKGGGMMKQLMGGLAGKMGMGGMGGMGGMGGMPDLSSMDPKQLEALARQAEAAGIKPPPGLGGSMGGGLPGLGGGKLPGLGGGFPGLPGLPKKK
- a CDS encoding chorismate mutase, giving the protein MSLPVFDTAIRQELAGYRQSIDNIDAALVHMLAERFRCTQAVGVLKAKYDLPAADPAREEYQIERLRQLAKDAQLDPDFAETFLNFIIKEVIRHHEAIAAEHSSQTEQTA
- the rpsP gene encoding 30S ribosomal protein S16; this translates as MSLKIRLARGGSKKRPYYQIVIADARSPRDGRFLEKVGSWNPMLGKDNEKRVELNADRIKEWIAKGAQPTDRVLKFLAEAGLAERAARSNPEKAKPGKRAVERLAEKKQKADALAAATAEAAE
- the rimM gene encoding ribosome maturation factor RimM (Essential for efficient processing of 16S rRNA), giving the protein MTKLENPVLMAVIGAAQGLRGEVRVKSFTADPMALGDYGKLHAGDGRVFEVLDIREAKTVVVVRFRGVNDRNAAEALNGLELFIERSALPDEELDDDEFYYADLEGLAVVDAEGNSYGTVTAVFDFGAGDLLEVKGPGKRPVLVPFSEAAVLQIDLEEGKLLIDPEAAGLKDDGSEEPFSADGKPKSGGR
- the trmD gene encoding tRNA (guanosine(37)-N1)-methyltransferase TrmD, which produces MTFQATVLTLYPEMFPGHLGVSLAGRALERGQWAMEAVQIRDFASDKHRSVDDTPAGGGAGMVLKPDVLAKAIDSLGNDDRPRLLMSPRGRPLTQKRVREIAGGSGVVIVCGRFEGVDQRVIEARNLEEVSIGDYILSGGEPAALTLLDAVVRIIPGVMGNDLSGLHESFEGGLLEHPHYTRPQVFEGREIPAVLTSGNHGAIEAWRQEQSETLTRERRPDLLSQPSANQPQANQPLKK
- a CDS encoding sulfite exporter TauE/SafE family protein, yielding MSIEIISLMFVAGFFSAVVNAIAGGGTFLTFGVLTLAGLPSVTANATSSIIQFPGYITSTLAYRREIAAHWKSAALLSFISAVGSLVGALILISLSNPTFSRLVPWLLLMATLVFALGPRLRRKADQQHPANLLGLLLQGITSIYGGFFGAGMGIMMLASLQFASGGDYHHLNALKNLLAIVIAAIAILVFATAGAVSWLHAGIMLPAAALGGYAGVHMAKRAPQTLLRWLVIAAGLSLAIYYFFKG
- the rplS gene encoding 50S ribosomal protein L19, translating into MNIIQQLEAEQAATIEAKRTLPEFSPGDTLRVNVRVTEGNRTRVQAYEGVCIARSGGSINESFTVRKISYGEGVERVFPVYSPLVESVEVVRRGKVRRAKLYYLRDRRGKSARIVENTGTRARKLNDSERAALAEEKARLEAEKVAAAQALAAEKAAAEAAEKAAAAEAEAAKAAEGSAE